One part of the Thermococcus litoralis DSM 5473 genome encodes these proteins:
- a CDS encoding radical SAM protein produces the protein MKRTEYYSYAAGELPEGCKLCVQGAKLVLFTTGVCPRDCFYCPLSPWRRGDVSYANERPIKSLDDIIEEAKIQEALGAGVTGGDPLSRIDRTVEYIKALKENFGEKFHIHLYTTGALATRENLEKLYSAGLDEIRFHPDLFNPNSRLLQKELENIKNAFDFDWDVGGEVPSVPGQEERIKWFAEFLDARGAKFLNINELEFSETNLDALLSRGLRTVSNESSAIAGSLELGLKILEWGEENTSLNYHLCTAKLKDAVQLRNRLKRMAKNVAKPYMEITEEGTLRFGIAEYDDLIELYNLLVNEAEVPEEWLYINTKKGRIEMPIEVAEELADAIEGDVKFYIVEEYPTWDRIEVERIPLP, from the coding sequence ATGAAAAGAACTGAGTATTATTCGTATGCAGCTGGGGAGCTTCCGGAAGGATGTAAGCTTTGTGTTCAAGGGGCAAAGTTAGTGCTCTTTACAACCGGAGTTTGTCCCAGAGATTGCTTCTACTGCCCCCTAAGCCCTTGGAGAAGAGGAGATGTCAGCTATGCAAATGAGAGGCCCATAAAGAGTCTTGACGACATAATAGAGGAGGCCAAAATCCAAGAGGCTTTGGGTGCGGGAGTTACTGGAGGAGATCCCCTTTCAAGGATAGATAGGACCGTGGAATATATAAAAGCCCTAAAAGAGAACTTTGGAGAGAAGTTTCACATCCACCTCTACACTACCGGAGCATTAGCCACAAGAGAGAACCTTGAAAAGCTTTACTCAGCGGGTTTGGATGAAATACGCTTCCACCCAGATCTTTTTAATCCCAACTCGAGGCTTCTCCAGAAAGAGCTTGAGAACATAAAGAATGCTTTTGATTTTGATTGGGATGTTGGCGGAGAAGTGCCGAGCGTTCCAGGGCAGGAAGAGAGGATTAAGTGGTTTGCTGAGTTTTTAGATGCCCGTGGAGCAAAGTTCCTCAATATAAATGAGCTTGAGTTCAGTGAGACCAATTTAGATGCCCTTCTCTCAAGAGGACTTAGAACTGTTAGCAATGAAAGTTCAGCGATAGCGGGAAGCCTTGAACTGGGGCTGAAGATCCTTGAATGGGGAGAAGAAAACACCTCCCTGAACTACCACCTATGCACAGCCAAGCTTAAGGACGCTGTTCAGCTGAGAAACAGACTCAAGAGGATGGCAAAAAACGTCGCCAAGCCCTATATGGAGATTACCGAAGAGGGAACCTTAAGGTTCGGGATTGCGGAGTATGATGACCTAATAGAGCTCTACAATTTGCTTGTAAATGAAGCGGAGGTTCCAGAAGAGTGGCTCTACATAAATACAAAGAAAGGAAGGATTGAAATGCCCATAGAGGTTGCAGAAGAGCTTGCCGATGCAATAGAAGGGGATGTAAAGTTCTACATAGTCGAGGAGTATCCGACGTGGGATCGAATAGAGGTCGAGAGGATTCCGCTTCCGTGA
- a CDS encoding P-II family nitrogen regulator — MRKIEAVVREEDFDRVQKALKQMGIVPMTAYPVKGRGVQGGVPPYELMPKMKIEIVVKDEDVEKVVSIIIQNARRGMPGDGKIFILPVYEAIRVRTGEKGNEALY, encoded by the coding sequence ATGAGAAAAATTGAAGCTGTTGTTAGGGAAGAGGATTTTGATAGAGTTCAAAAGGCTTTGAAGCAGATGGGGATAGTGCCCATGACTGCTTATCCTGTCAAGGGCAGGGGTGTGCAGGGAGGAGTACCACCTTATGAACTCATGCCGAAGATGAAGATTGAGATAGTTGTTAAAGACGAGGATGTTGAAAAAGTCGTTAGTATAATAATTCAAAATGCAAGACGAGGCATGCCCGGGGATGGGAAGATATTCATTCTGCCTGTATATGAAGCGATAAGAGTAAGGACGGGAGAAAAAGGAAACGAAGCTCTCTATTGA
- the ileS gene encoding isoleucine--tRNA ligase: MIKEPEMREYNPQVLEEKIEAFWKENDVYNKVKKARENGPDYYFLDGPPYVSGAIHLGTAWNKIIKDMVIRFRTMQGYNVRRQPGFDMHGLPIEVKVEQALGLKYKKDIEEKVGVENFIKKCREFALTNLKIMTEQFKMLGVWMDWDNPYMTIKNEYIESAWFTLKKAWEKGLLEKDQRVLHWCPRCETALAEHEVRGEYKIREDPSIYVKFPVEGKENEYLLIWTTTPWTLPANLAVTVHPEYEYAKVKVFLDGKEEYWIIAKALVERVLHEAGAKGEIVEEFKGEELEGIRYVHPFLEEYPRQKEFREKYEWAHRVILGEHVTLGEGTGLVHTAPGHGEEDFEIGKQYGLPIYSPLDDEGRYVEGKWEGKFVKDADPEIIEYLKEKGLLVKAGTIEHKYPHCWRCKTPLIFRATDQWFLKISKVKDKIIEENDKNVTWYPDWVKIRYDNGVMNSGDWCISRQRYWGIPLPIWVCESCGNVHVVGSFDELKEMSKEPIEKDFHEVDLHKPWVDTVVLRCPKCGGDMKRVKDVLDVWFDSGIASWASLDYPRRKDLFERLWPADFIVEGEDQVTKWFYSQQAASVVAFDTVPYKKVAMHGYVLDEKGDKMSKSLGNIIRPEEVVQKEGRDPFRFYMLWATTPWENLRFSWKGLAQVKRMLNILWNVYILASTYMSLDKFDPTKVNPEELPFREEDRWILSRVNTLVDAVEDGIETFYLTRATRAIEYFVIEDLSRWYVRLIRKRLWIEKDDPDKLAAYWTLWKVFDVLLRLMAPFTPYITEEIYQNLIRPFSGKESVHLEDWPKKDERWVDEELEKEMEIVRKIVEAGSAARQKAKIKLRYPVRQILIETEDETTKKAVERLNYLLKDQLNAKEVKVAKVEREIRVKPNFAKLGPHFKGDAKLIAKWIEEQDDRELYEKLMQGKLKVEIEGKEFTIEREHIVVEEELPDFLVGEEFDHGKVFVDKTLTRELMMEGLAREFVRRIQEMRKQLDLDVNDRIMVYIETTDENKGLLQEMLDYIKGETRAVEVRFEEAKGYVVEWPEVEAKIGIEKVES; this comes from the coding sequence ATGATAAAGGAGCCAGAGATGAGGGAGTATAATCCACAAGTCTTAGAGGAAAAAATAGAAGCATTCTGGAAAGAAAATGACGTCTACAACAAGGTGAAAAAAGCAAGAGAAAACGGTCCGGACTACTATTTTCTTGATGGGCCACCATATGTAAGCGGTGCCATACACTTGGGCACTGCATGGAACAAAATAATCAAGGATATGGTGATAAGATTCAGAACCATGCAGGGCTACAACGTTAGAAGGCAACCGGGCTTTGACATGCATGGCTTGCCAATAGAGGTTAAAGTTGAGCAGGCCCTTGGGTTGAAATACAAAAAGGATATAGAGGAGAAAGTTGGTGTTGAAAACTTCATAAAGAAATGTAGGGAGTTCGCTCTGACCAATCTCAAAATCATGACAGAGCAGTTTAAAATGCTCGGAGTTTGGATGGACTGGGATAACCCGTATATGACAATCAAGAACGAGTATATAGAATCAGCTTGGTTTACTTTAAAGAAAGCATGGGAAAAGGGACTTTTAGAGAAGGATCAGAGGGTTCTCCACTGGTGCCCCAGATGTGAGACTGCTTTGGCTGAACACGAAGTTAGGGGAGAATACAAAATAAGGGAAGACCCAAGCATATACGTAAAGTTCCCGGTAGAGGGAAAAGAAAACGAGTACCTCCTCATCTGGACAACTACACCATGGACTTTGCCGGCTAACTTAGCCGTCACAGTTCACCCCGAATACGAGTACGCAAAAGTGAAGGTATTCCTTGATGGAAAGGAAGAGTACTGGATAATAGCGAAAGCATTAGTCGAGAGGGTTCTCCACGAAGCTGGTGCCAAAGGAGAGATCGTGGAGGAATTCAAGGGCGAAGAGCTTGAGGGCATAAGGTATGTGCATCCGTTTTTGGAGGAGTACCCAAGGCAGAAGGAGTTTAGGGAGAAATACGAGTGGGCTCATCGCGTAATATTGGGAGAGCATGTGACCCTTGGTGAGGGCACCGGATTAGTTCACACCGCCCCTGGACACGGTGAAGAAGACTTTGAGATAGGAAAGCAGTACGGTCTGCCAATCTACTCACCTCTCGACGATGAAGGAAGGTACGTCGAAGGGAAGTGGGAGGGCAAGTTCGTTAAAGATGCTGATCCTGAGATAATTGAGTATCTAAAGGAAAAAGGTCTTCTCGTGAAGGCTGGCACGATAGAGCACAAATACCCACACTGCTGGCGCTGTAAGACGCCGCTGATATTTAGAGCAACAGACCAGTGGTTCCTGAAGATAAGCAAAGTTAAGGATAAGATAATAGAAGAAAACGACAAGAACGTCACCTGGTATCCAGATTGGGTAAAGATAAGGTACGACAACGGAGTTATGAACAGCGGAGACTGGTGTATCTCAAGACAGAGGTATTGGGGAATACCCCTACCAATATGGGTATGTGAGAGCTGTGGCAACGTCCATGTGGTTGGTTCATTCGATGAGCTCAAAGAGATGAGCAAGGAGCCAATAGAAAAGGACTTTCATGAAGTAGACCTCCACAAACCGTGGGTGGATACGGTAGTACTCAGATGTCCCAAGTGTGGAGGAGATATGAAGAGGGTCAAAGACGTTCTCGATGTATGGTTTGACAGTGGAATAGCGAGCTGGGCTTCTCTTGACTATCCAAGGAGGAAAGACCTCTTCGAAAGACTTTGGCCTGCAGATTTTATAGTTGAGGGAGAAGACCAGGTTACAAAGTGGTTCTACTCCCAGCAGGCAGCAAGTGTTGTTGCGTTTGACACCGTTCCGTACAAGAAGGTCGCAATGCATGGCTATGTTTTGGACGAAAAGGGAGATAAGATGAGCAAGAGTCTTGGGAACATAATAAGGCCAGAAGAAGTTGTCCAGAAGGAAGGAAGAGATCCGTTTAGATTCTACATGCTCTGGGCGACGACTCCTTGGGAAAACCTAAGGTTCAGCTGGAAGGGGCTTGCACAGGTTAAGAGAATGCTCAACATCCTCTGGAACGTCTACATATTGGCTTCAACATACATGAGCCTGGACAAGTTCGACCCCACAAAGGTCAACCCAGAAGAGCTTCCATTTAGGGAAGAGGACAGGTGGATACTTTCAAGAGTCAACACTCTCGTAGATGCTGTGGAAGATGGAATAGAGACATTCTACCTCACAAGGGCAACGAGAGCAATAGAGTACTTTGTGATAGAGGACTTAAGCAGGTGGTATGTAAGGCTCATAAGGAAGAGGCTCTGGATTGAGAAAGACGACCCAGATAAGCTTGCCGCTTATTGGACGTTGTGGAAGGTGTTCGACGTTCTGCTTAGATTAATGGCACCGTTTACACCTTACATCACCGAGGAAATTTACCAGAACCTCATAAGACCGTTCAGCGGAAAGGAGAGTGTTCACCTCGAAGACTGGCCCAAGAAAGACGAGAGATGGGTAGATGAAGAGCTTGAAAAGGAAATGGAAATAGTCAGAAAAATAGTGGAAGCTGGCTCTGCGGCGAGACAGAAGGCAAAGATAAAACTCCGCTATCCTGTGAGGCAGATACTCATAGAGACCGAGGACGAAACAACAAAGAAAGCCGTTGAAAGGCTTAACTACCTCCTCAAAGACCAGCTCAATGCTAAAGAAGTCAAGGTAGCCAAGGTTGAGAGAGAAATAAGAGTAAAGCCCAACTTCGCCAAACTCGGGCCTCACTTCAAGGGAGATGCAAAGTTAATTGCAAAGTGGATTGAGGAGCAGGACGACAGGGAGCTCTATGAAAAGCTTATGCAAGGAAAGCTGAAAGTGGAGATAGAGGGTAAGGAGTTTACAATTGAGAGGGAGCACATTGTCGTTGAGGAAGAACTCCCGGACTTCCTTGTAGGAGAAGAATTCGATCACGGCAAGGTATTTGTTGACAAGACACTCACAAGGGAGCTTATGATGGAAGGACTTGCGAGGGAATTCGTGAGAAGAATACAGGAGATGAGAAAGCAGCTCGACTTAGACGTCAATGACAGAATAATGGTGTACATTGAAACAACTGACGAAAACAAAGGGCTCTTGCAGGAGATGCTTGACTACATAAAGGGAGAAACAAGGGCAGTTGAGGTTAGGTTCGAGGAAGCAAAGGGATACGTTGTCGAGTGGCCGGAAGTTGAGGCAAAGATAGGAATTGAGAAAGTCGAGAGCTGA
- a CDS encoding TIGR00529 family membrane protein — protein MNELLYLLLSFGIIIGFIRLKVNIGLSIFLGSLLLGVLFGLKPRDLVLSLYVSSTEWQTLRLILIIVAIMALTSVFSQIGYLKIMERAAKELFPSEKYSLAALPALIGLMPMPAGALVSAPMIETVADKLNISPEKKTIINYWFRHIWEHSWPMYQAIIIASAILSISVREFSSKMFPLTILMALIGYLFFLRPIKSAKDEKGDIKEGLKLFLKSTYPIIVIIFISIVLGYDMVYGAFIGFLSALIPHFRRINKGEIIKYALQPKIIFLLLSVMYFKKLLEVTGAVEALPRIILELNLPIMAVIVLTPFLVGLMTGISFAYVGMTFPLLAPFFGSFDKIALAYLSGYMGMLFSPVHLCLVFSAEYYKADLGKVYRAMLIPGLALFLLGVLYISFL, from the coding sequence ATGAATGAACTCCTCTACCTTTTGCTTTCCTTTGGAATTATAATAGGGTTCATAAGACTAAAGGTGAATATCGGGCTTTCTATATTCCTAGGCTCCCTTTTGCTTGGAGTTCTCTTTGGATTAAAGCCAAGAGATCTTGTACTTTCCCTCTACGTATCTTCCACCGAGTGGCAGACCTTAAGGCTCATCCTGATTATAGTCGCTATAATGGCTCTAACGAGCGTCTTTTCCCAAATCGGCTACCTCAAAATAATGGAGAGAGCAGCCAAGGAGCTGTTTCCAAGTGAAAAGTACTCTTTAGCCGCACTCCCGGCGTTAATAGGGCTAATGCCAATGCCTGCTGGAGCCCTTGTTTCTGCTCCTATGATAGAGACCGTGGCTGACAAGCTCAACATTTCCCCGGAGAAAAAGACCATCATTAACTACTGGTTCAGGCATATATGGGAGCACTCTTGGCCAATGTATCAGGCGATAATAATTGCCTCGGCAATTTTAAGCATCTCTGTAAGAGAATTCAGTAGCAAGATGTTCCCCCTAACAATACTTATGGCACTGATTGGATATCTTTTCTTTCTTAGGCCTATAAAATCAGCTAAGGATGAAAAAGGAGACATAAAAGAAGGGCTGAAGTTGTTCCTCAAAAGCACGTATCCGATAATTGTGATCATCTTTATCTCAATTGTTCTCGGCTATGACATGGTTTATGGGGCATTTATAGGATTTCTATCAGCTTTGATACCCCATTTTAGGAGAATAAACAAAGGGGAAATTATAAAATACGCCTTACAGCCAAAAATAATATTTCTTCTGCTCTCGGTCATGTACTTCAAAAAGCTTCTTGAAGTCACAGGAGCCGTTGAAGCCCTTCCAAGGATTATCTTAGAGTTAAACCTCCCAATAATGGCAGTAATAGTTTTAACTCCCTTTTTAGTTGGATTGATGACTGGCATAAGCTTCGCTTATGTGGGAATGACATTCCCGTTGCTAGCACCGTTTTTTGGGAGCTTTGATAAAATTGCACTCGCGTACTTGAGCGGCTACATGGGGATGCTCTTCAGCCCGGTTCACTTGTGCTTAGTCTTCTCCGCAGAATACTACAAAGCCGACCTAGGAAAAGTTTACAGAGCGATGCTGATTCCTGGATTGGCTCTCTTCCTTCTCGGAGTTCTCTACATCTCTTTCCTCTAA
- the rqcH gene encoding ribosome rescue protein RqcH, translated as MKQEMSSVDIKYIVEELKSLEGARVDKIYHDGDQIRIKLHIAGEGRKDLIIEAGRRIHLTTYIKEAPQQPSSFTMLLRKYLSGLRLEKIEQHDFDRIVKLKIGEYTLIAELFKRGNVILVDKDNVIISAMRHEEFKDRAIKPKHEYKIPPARENPIDVSWGKFKELISSQEVEIVRALARSLNMGGLYAEEILLRAEIGKTKKANELNEDELKAIFDRMKEVFNSPKKPNIVYKDSAPIDVLPIELKWYEGYEKKFFETFSEALDEYFGKILIESAKIERTKKLQDKKRGLEVTLRKQEEMIKGFERQMQENQEIGDLIYANFTFVENLLKELSKAVEKLGWEEFKKRIEEGRKSGNKVAQIIKGIDPKEKAVTVELEGKKVKLYLNKSIGENAEIYYEKAKKAKHKLEGARKAYEDTLKKIQEIEKLIEEEEKKELSVKKLEKRKKKWFEKFRWFVSSEGFLVIGGKDATTNEIVVKRHMSENDLYCHADIYGAPHVVIKDGKKAGEKTIFEACQFAVSMSRAWKDGIYSGDAYWADPSQVTKKAPSGEYLGKGAFMVYGKRNWMHGLPVKLAIGIVEYEGEKLPMCGPVDAVRAHTDKYIIIRPGRTKKSELAKKIAKIFEKWGYKVELDDLMQILPPGNGEIVEVVE; from the coding sequence GTGAAGCAGGAAATGAGCAGCGTCGACATCAAATACATAGTAGAGGAGCTGAAGTCCTTGGAGGGGGCTAGGGTTGACAAAATATACCACGATGGGGATCAAATTAGAATAAAACTCCACATAGCGGGAGAAGGGAGAAAAGATCTTATTATTGAAGCGGGCAGAAGGATTCATCTAACAACCTACATAAAAGAAGCCCCCCAACAGCCCTCTTCGTTCACCATGCTTCTCAGAAAATACCTGAGCGGCTTGAGGCTTGAAAAGATAGAACAGCACGATTTTGACAGAATAGTGAAACTCAAAATAGGGGAATACACGCTAATAGCCGAGCTCTTTAAAAGGGGTAATGTTATTCTCGTTGATAAAGATAATGTCATAATCTCTGCCATGAGGCATGAAGAGTTTAAAGATAGGGCAATAAAACCAAAACACGAGTACAAAATCCCTCCTGCGAGAGAGAACCCCATTGACGTTTCTTGGGGGAAGTTTAAAGAGCTCATATCATCTCAAGAAGTTGAGATAGTTAGGGCTTTGGCGAGAAGCCTTAACATGGGTGGGTTATATGCAGAGGAGATTCTTCTAAGGGCTGAAATAGGGAAAACCAAAAAAGCCAACGAGTTGAATGAAGATGAGCTCAAAGCTATCTTTGATAGGATGAAAGAAGTTTTTAACTCCCCGAAGAAGCCAAACATAGTATATAAAGACTCTGCACCCATAGATGTCCTTCCAATCGAGCTCAAGTGGTATGAAGGCTATGAGAAAAAATTCTTCGAGACTTTCAGCGAGGCTTTAGATGAGTATTTTGGAAAAATCCTCATTGAGAGTGCAAAAATTGAGAGAACCAAAAAGCTTCAGGACAAGAAAAGAGGGTTAGAGGTTACTCTTAGAAAGCAAGAGGAAATGATAAAAGGTTTTGAAAGGCAAATGCAGGAAAATCAGGAGATCGGCGACTTAATCTACGCAAACTTCACCTTTGTGGAAAACCTCCTCAAAGAGCTTTCAAAGGCAGTTGAAAAGCTTGGGTGGGAGGAATTCAAGAAAAGAATAGAAGAAGGTAGAAAATCGGGCAATAAAGTAGCTCAGATAATAAAAGGCATAGATCCAAAAGAGAAGGCCGTAACGGTCGAACTCGAAGGTAAAAAGGTAAAGCTCTACCTCAACAAGAGCATAGGAGAAAACGCCGAGATTTACTATGAAAAAGCAAAGAAAGCAAAGCACAAGCTTGAGGGAGCAAGAAAAGCTTACGAAGACACACTGAAAAAAATTCAAGAAATTGAAAAGCTCATAGAGGAGGAAGAGAAAAAGGAGCTCAGCGTGAAGAAGCTTGAAAAAAGAAAGAAGAAGTGGTTCGAAAAGTTCAGATGGTTTGTAAGCAGTGAAGGCTTTCTGGTAATAGGGGGAAAAGATGCCACAACAAATGAAATAGTCGTAAAGAGACATATGAGTGAGAACGACCTCTACTGCCATGCAGATATTTATGGAGCGCCACACGTGGTAATAAAAGATGGCAAGAAAGCTGGGGAGAAAACGATATTCGAAGCCTGCCAGTTCGCAGTTTCCATGTCAAGGGCATGGAAAGATGGAATATACTCCGGAGACGCTTACTGGGCAGATCCGAGCCAAGTGACAAAAAAAGCCCCAAGTGGAGAATACCTGGGCAAAGGGGCCTTCATGGTTTATGGAAAGAGAAACTGGATGCATGGCTTACCAGTAAAGCTCGCCATTGGAATAGTGGAGTATGAAGGAGAGAAGCTCCCAATGTGTGGGCCTGTTGATGCCGTTAGGGCTCATACAGACAAGTACATCATTATCCGCCCGGGAAGAACAAAAAAGAGCGAACTTGCCAAAAAAATAGCTAAAATTTTCGAGAAGTGGGGGTACAAAGTGGAGCTTGACGACTTAATGCAAATCCTACCGCCCGGAAACGGTGAGATTGTGGAGGTGGTAGAATGA
- a CDS encoding 1,4-alpha-glucan branching protein, whose protein sequence is MVRGYFTFVLHTHIPYVRKHGKWPFGEEWIFEAISETYIPLLMEFERLKKKGARFQLVIGVTPILAEQLADEYIKRGFEEYMERKLKAMREDLEKYEDEKLKRAISYMLDYFTRVYEYWKSINGDILGVLKQLQDEGYIEIITSGATHGYLPLLERDEAIEGQIVNGILTYEKYFGRKPKGIWLPECAYRPEGLWQSPSSGEIVWRKGIEKFLEKYGLEFFFVESHLIDEGPASFGYGKILPAKTKKSTLRPYFIKGTNIAVFARNRETGLQVWSADIGYPGDFWYREFHKKAEKSGGQYWRVTSKEVGLGGKEPYVPEKALERVEEHARHFVSLVKSLLEEYERECGEKGIVVAPYDTELFGHWWFEGVKWLGRVLELMEEEGIESTTISRFLENYQGERYEIELPEGSWGMYGTHYTWWNPEVEWVWEHIHLAERRMVALASKYLHEDEFGDRVLEQLGRELLLIESSDWPFLITTGQAKEYGKKRLLEHANYFHRLVNALEEYFKGSEFKEREFLEEVEEIDNPFHPINIEVYVSEEPPSVPDHIEPPEIPLEEEEKGESISVASAQNLEERWESSKAKRQLELEEITKEEKEFEKKLLAIKGIGPKTVEKLKKAGIRSIEDLKNADLVKLAKETRIPKKRLERALKYLG, encoded by the coding sequence ATGGTCAGAGGATATTTTACGTTTGTGCTACACACCCATATTCCCTATGTAAGGAAACACGGCAAATGGCCTTTTGGCGAGGAGTGGATCTTTGAGGCTATCTCTGAGACTTACATACCTCTTTTGATGGAGTTTGAGAGGCTCAAGAAAAAAGGGGCAAGGTTTCAGCTGGTAATAGGTGTCACACCGATATTAGCCGAGCAGCTTGCAGATGAATACATAAAGAGGGGATTTGAGGAATACATGGAGAGAAAACTCAAAGCCATGCGTGAGGACTTGGAAAAATACGAGGATGAAAAGCTTAAACGTGCAATTTCTTACATGCTTGATTACTTCACTAGAGTCTATGAGTACTGGAAGAGCATAAACGGAGACATACTTGGGGTTCTCAAGCAGCTCCAAGACGAAGGATACATCGAGATAATAACATCTGGAGCGACCCACGGCTATCTACCCCTTTTAGAGAGGGATGAAGCAATTGAGGGACAGATTGTCAATGGAATTCTCACCTACGAAAAATATTTTGGAAGGAAGCCAAAGGGTATATGGCTTCCAGAGTGTGCTTACAGGCCAGAAGGGCTTTGGCAAAGCCCAAGCAGCGGAGAGATCGTATGGAGAAAAGGCATTGAGAAGTTCTTAGAAAAGTACGGATTGGAGTTTTTCTTTGTTGAAAGCCACCTGATAGATGAAGGTCCAGCAAGCTTCGGCTATGGGAAAATCCTCCCTGCAAAGACCAAGAAGTCCACGCTGAGACCTTACTTCATAAAGGGAACGAACATAGCTGTGTTCGCGAGGAACAGGGAAACTGGGCTCCAAGTTTGGAGTGCGGACATAGGGTATCCAGGGGATTTCTGGTATAGGGAGTTCCACAAAAAAGCAGAAAAGAGTGGAGGACAGTACTGGAGGGTTACATCCAAAGAAGTCGGCCTTGGGGGGAAAGAACCCTACGTTCCAGAAAAGGCTTTAGAAAGGGTTGAAGAACATGCAAGACACTTTGTAAGCTTAGTTAAGTCTCTCCTGGAAGAATATGAGAGAGAATGCGGAGAAAAAGGCATAGTTGTTGCGCCCTATGATACGGAACTCTTTGGTCACTGGTGGTTTGAGGGTGTTAAATGGCTTGGAAGGGTACTGGAGCTCATGGAAGAAGAGGGCATAGAGAGCACAACGATATCAAGGTTCCTTGAGAACTATCAGGGGGAGAGGTATGAGATAGAGCTTCCAGAGGGTTCGTGGGGAATGTACGGGACTCATTACACATGGTGGAATCCAGAAGTGGAGTGGGTGTGGGAGCATATACATCTTGCAGAGAGAAGGATGGTTGCCCTTGCAAGTAAATATCTCCATGAGGATGAATTTGGCGATAGAGTTTTAGAACAGCTTGGAAGGGAGCTTTTGCTTATTGAGAGCAGCGATTGGCCCTTCCTTATTACCACGGGTCAAGCAAAGGAATATGGGAAAAAACGTCTTTTGGAGCACGCAAACTACTTCCACCGCTTGGTAAACGCTCTAGAAGAGTACTTCAAAGGCAGTGAATTCAAAGAAAGGGAATTCTTAGAAGAGGTGGAGGAGATTGACAATCCATTCCACCCAATAAACATCGAGGTTTACGTGAGCGAAGAGCCTCCGAGTGTTCCCGATCACATTGAACCACCGGAAATTCCCTTAGAGGAAGAGGAGAAAGGGGAAAGCATAAGCGTTGCAAGTGCTCAGAACTTGGAGGAAAGGTGGGAGAGCAGTAAAGCCAAACGTCAGCTTGAGCTTGAAGAGATAACAAAGGAAGAAAAAGAATTCGAGAAAAAGCTTCTGGCTATAAAGGGTATAGGCCCAAAGACCGTTGAAAAGCTAAAGAAAGCTGGGATTAGAAGCATTGAAGACCTTAAAAATGCCGATTTAGTGAAACTGGCAAAAGAAACAAGAATTCCAAAGAAGAGACTTGAAAGGGCTTTGAAATACCTGGGTTAG
- the gdhA gene encoding glutamate dehydrogenase, translated as MVEQDPFEIAVKQLERAAQYMDISEEALEFLKRPQRIVEVSIPVEMDDGSVKVFTGFRVQYNWARGPTKGGIRWHPEETLSTVKALAAWMTWKTAVMDLPYGGGKGGVICNPKEMSDREKERLARGYVRAIYDVISPYTDIPAPDVYTNPQIMAWMMDEYETISRRKDPSFGVITGKPPSVGGIVARMDATARGASYTVREAAKALGMDLKGKTIAIQGYGNAGYYMAKIMSEEYGMKVVAVSDSKGGIYNPDGLNADEVLAWKKKTGSVKDFPGATNITNEELLELEVDVLAPSAIEEVITKKNADNIKAKIVAELANGPTTPEADEILYEKGILIIPDFLCNAGGVTVSYFEWVQNITGDYWTVEETRAKLDKKMTKAFWDVYNTHKEKNINMRDAAYVVAVSRVYQAMKDRGWIKK; from the coding sequence ATGGTTGAGCAAGACCCATTTGAAATTGCTGTTAAGCAGCTTGAAAGAGCTGCCCAATATATGGACATAAGTGAAGAGGCCCTTGAGTTTTTAAAGAGGCCACAAAGAATTGTTGAAGTCAGCATTCCAGTTGAGATGGATGACGGTTCTGTAAAGGTTTTCACAGGATTTAGAGTCCAATACAACTGGGCTCGCGGTCCAACAAAGGGTGGTATTAGATGGCACCCTGAAGAAACACTTAGCACCGTCAAGGCTTTGGCCGCTTGGATGACCTGGAAGACTGCCGTTATGGACCTCCCATATGGTGGAGGTAAGGGTGGTGTCATCTGTAATCCAAAGGAAATGAGCGACAGAGAGAAGGAAAGACTTGCTAGAGGATATGTAAGAGCTATCTATGATGTTATAAGCCCATACACCGATATTCCAGCTCCAGACGTTTACACTAACCCACAGATCATGGCATGGATGATGGACGAATATGAAACAATCTCAAGAAGGAAAGACCCATCCTTTGGTGTTATCACGGGTAAACCACCAAGCGTTGGTGGTATCGTAGCAAGAATGGATGCCACAGCTAGAGGTGCAAGCTACACAGTTAGGGAAGCCGCAAAGGCTCTTGGAATGGACTTGAAGGGCAAGACAATAGCCATCCAGGGTTACGGTAACGCTGGATACTACATGGCCAAGATCATGAGCGAAGAGTACGGAATGAAGGTTGTTGCAGTCAGCGACAGCAAGGGTGGTATATACAACCCAGATGGCCTCAACGCTGACGAAGTTCTTGCTTGGAAGAAGAAGACCGGTAGCGTTAAGGACTTCCCAGGAGCAACCAACATAACCAACGAAGAGCTCCTTGAGCTTGAGGTAGATGTTCTTGCACCATCAGCTATCGAAGAGGTCATCACAAAGAAGAACGCCGACAACATCAAGGCCAAGATCGTTGCCGAGCTTGCAAACGGTCCAACCACACCAGAGGCAGACGAGATTCTCTACGAGAAGGGCATACTCATCATCCCCGACTTCCTCTGTAACGCAGGTGGTGTTACAGTAAGCTACTTCGAATGGGTACAGAACATAACCGGTGATTACTGGACAGTTGAGGAGACAAGGGCAAAGCTTGACAAGAAGATGACCAAGGCCTTCTGGGACGTTTACAACACCCACAAGGAGAAGAACATCAACATGAGAGACGCTGCTTACGTAGTTGCAGTCAGCAGAGTCTACCAAGCAATGAAAGACCGCGGATGGATCAAGAAGTGA